The Mytilus trossulus isolate FHL-02 chromosome 3, PNRI_Mtr1.1.1.hap1, whole genome shotgun sequence genome contains a region encoding:
- the LOC134711415 gene encoding galactose mutarotase-like isoform X1 has translation MARKDNRRNICMILCFVTVVIIALLAVVIYLAARGTNCPESEMSSILKEEYGEFKGEQVYQYTLQNKNNVKVQIINFGGIITNIFVPDKNGKIADITLGYDSLERYTTSGPYFGAIIGRYANRIANGKFELDGKNYTLEVNNGPNALHGGKFGFDKKVWEASEDDDILALKYVSAEMEEGYPGEVTVVVTYMLTEDNELVIHYTANTTKKTVINLTNHAYFNLAGQGTGDILKHTVELNADRYLPVNDVSIPTGDPETVEGTKMDLRTSIKLETVINDVPGNVGYDHCYCFNDAGWKKLRARVYEEVSGRKLEVYSTEPGMQFYTGFYIDEPGKGGGHYHKYNGFALEAQHYPDSPNNKNFPSTVLSPGETYLQTTSYKFGLV, from the exons ATGGCTCGAAAAGACAACCGTCGGAATATATGtatgattttatgttttgtgACAGTAGTCATTATTGCATTACTTGCTGTAGTTATATACCTTGCCGCCAGGGGGACTAACTGTCCAG AAAGTGAAATGTCTTCGATCTTAAAAGAAGAATATGGAGAGTTTAAAGGAGAACAGGTTTATCA atATAcactacaaaacaaaaataatgtaaaagtaCAGATTATCAATTTTGGAGGAATAATTACCAATATTTTTGTTCCGgacaaaaatggtaaaatagcAGACATAACTTTAGGATACGATAGTTTAGAAA GATACACAACATCTGGTCCGTATTTTGGTGCTATCATAGGAAGATATGCAAACAGAATAGCTAATGGTAAATTTGAGCTGGATGGAAAGAATTACACGTTAGAAGTGAATAATGGCCCAAATGCACTACATGGTGGGAAGTTTGGGTTTGATAAG AAAGTATGGGAGGCTTCAGAAGATGATGATATCTTAGCATTAAAGTATGTCAGTGCTGAGATGGAGGAGGGTTATCCTGGAGAAGTGACAGTCGTTGTAACCTACATGCTGACGGAAGACAACGAACTTGTCATCCATTATACCGCTAACACCACAAAGAAAACTGTCATAAATCTTACTAATCATGCATACTTCAACTTGGCAGGTCAG ggcACTGGTGATATTTTGAAACATACTGTAGAACTGAATGCCGACAGATACCTTCCCGTAAACGATGTTTCTATTCCAACAG GCGATCCTGAGACAGTAGAGGGAACTAAAATGGATCTCAGAACTTCCATAAAGTTAGAAACAGTGATAAACGATGTGCCAGGCAATGTAGGATATGATCATTGCTACTGTTTTAATGATGCTGGCTGGAAGAAACTCAGAGCAAG AGTTTATGAGGAGGTTAGTGGTAGGAAGTTAGAAGTATACAGTACTGAGCCCGGTATGCAGTTCTACACTGGTTTTTATATAGATGAACCCGGTAAAGGAGGTGGACATTATCATAAATATAACGGGTTTGCATTAGAAGCACAACATTATCCAGATAGTCCAAATAAT AAAAATTTCCCATCAACAGTACTATCACCAGGAGAAACCTATTTACAGACCACATCATATAAGTTTGGATTAGTGTGA
- the LOC134711415 gene encoding galactose mutarotase-like isoform X3, with the protein MSSILKEEYGEFKGEQVYQYTLQNKNNVKVQIINFGGIITNIFVPDKNGKIADITLGYDSLERYTTSGPYFGAIIGRYANRIANGKFELDGKNYTLEVNNGPNALHGGKFGFDKKVWEASEDDDILALKYVSAEMEEGYPGEVTVVVTYMLTEDNELVIHYTANTTKKTVINLTNHAYFNLAGQGTGDILKHTVELNADRYLPVNDVSIPTGDPETVEGTKMDLRTSIKLETVINDVPGNVGYDHCYCFNDAGWKKLRARVYEEVSGRKLEVYSTEPGMQFYTGFYIDEPGKGGGHYHKYNGFALEAQHYPDSPNNKNFPSTVLSPGETYLQTTSYKFGLV; encoded by the exons ATGTCTTCGATCTTAAAAGAAGAATATGGAGAGTTTAAAGGAGAACAGGTTTATCA atATAcactacaaaacaaaaataatgtaaaagtaCAGATTATCAATTTTGGAGGAATAATTACCAATATTTTTGTTCCGgacaaaaatggtaaaatagcAGACATAACTTTAGGATACGATAGTTTAGAAA GATACACAACATCTGGTCCGTATTTTGGTGCTATCATAGGAAGATATGCAAACAGAATAGCTAATGGTAAATTTGAGCTGGATGGAAAGAATTACACGTTAGAAGTGAATAATGGCCCAAATGCACTACATGGTGGGAAGTTTGGGTTTGATAAG AAAGTATGGGAGGCTTCAGAAGATGATGATATCTTAGCATTAAAGTATGTCAGTGCTGAGATGGAGGAGGGTTATCCTGGAGAAGTGACAGTCGTTGTAACCTACATGCTGACGGAAGACAACGAACTTGTCATCCATTATACCGCTAACACCACAAAGAAAACTGTCATAAATCTTACTAATCATGCATACTTCAACTTGGCAGGTCAG ggcACTGGTGATATTTTGAAACATACTGTAGAACTGAATGCCGACAGATACCTTCCCGTAAACGATGTTTCTATTCCAACAG GCGATCCTGAGACAGTAGAGGGAACTAAAATGGATCTCAGAACTTCCATAAAGTTAGAAACAGTGATAAACGATGTGCCAGGCAATGTAGGATATGATCATTGCTACTGTTTTAATGATGCTGGCTGGAAGAAACTCAGAGCAAG AGTTTATGAGGAGGTTAGTGGTAGGAAGTTAGAAGTATACAGTACTGAGCCCGGTATGCAGTTCTACACTGGTTTTTATATAGATGAACCCGGTAAAGGAGGTGGACATTATCATAAATATAACGGGTTTGCATTAGAAGCACAACATTATCCAGATAGTCCAAATAAT AAAAATTTCCCATCAACAGTACTATCACCAGGAGAAACCTATTTACAGACCACATCATATAAGTTTGGATTAGTGTGA
- the LOC134709406 gene encoding uncharacterized protein LOC134709406 — protein MKSTGHKLELGPPVEPLHDLISSERYIDSLERRLNKVKGNQAKEPTAKEMLSALEKTKEGQMHQLLDSNTQHSSSQDPCLDGAVVNKTHTGKQQNLEEIVALIYQDALSKDKEDTETDKG, from the exons ATGAAGAGCACTGGACATAAATTAGAACTTGGACCCCCAGTTGAACCTTTACATGATCTTATCAGTTCAGAGCGGTACATAGACTCTTTAG AGAGACGACTAAACAAAGTTAAAGGAAATCAGGCAAAGGAGCCAACTGCCAAAGAAATGCTTTCAGCCCTTGAAAAAACGAAAGAAGGCCAAATGCATCAGTTATTGGATAGTAATACTCAACATTCATCTTCACAAGATCCATGTTTAGATGGTGCAGTTGTTAATAAAACGCATActggaaaacaacaaaacttaGAAGAAATAGTAGCTCTTATTTATCAAGATGCTTTATCAAAAGACAAAGAAGACACCGAAACAGACAAAGGATGA
- the LOC134711415 gene encoding galactose mutarotase-like isoform X2 encodes MEHKRKSEMSSILKEEYGEFKGEQVYQYTLQNKNNVKVQIINFGGIITNIFVPDKNGKIADITLGYDSLERYTTSGPYFGAIIGRYANRIANGKFELDGKNYTLEVNNGPNALHGGKFGFDKKVWEASEDDDILALKYVSAEMEEGYPGEVTVVVTYMLTEDNELVIHYTANTTKKTVINLTNHAYFNLAGQGTGDILKHTVELNADRYLPVNDVSIPTGDPETVEGTKMDLRTSIKLETVINDVPGNVGYDHCYCFNDAGWKKLRARVYEEVSGRKLEVYSTEPGMQFYTGFYIDEPGKGGGHYHKYNGFALEAQHYPDSPNNKNFPSTVLSPGETYLQTTSYKFGLV; translated from the exons ATGGAACATAAAAGAA AAAGTGAAATGTCTTCGATCTTAAAAGAAGAATATGGAGAGTTTAAAGGAGAACAGGTTTATCA atATAcactacaaaacaaaaataatgtaaaagtaCAGATTATCAATTTTGGAGGAATAATTACCAATATTTTTGTTCCGgacaaaaatggtaaaatagcAGACATAACTTTAGGATACGATAGTTTAGAAA GATACACAACATCTGGTCCGTATTTTGGTGCTATCATAGGAAGATATGCAAACAGAATAGCTAATGGTAAATTTGAGCTGGATGGAAAGAATTACACGTTAGAAGTGAATAATGGCCCAAATGCACTACATGGTGGGAAGTTTGGGTTTGATAAG AAAGTATGGGAGGCTTCAGAAGATGATGATATCTTAGCATTAAAGTATGTCAGTGCTGAGATGGAGGAGGGTTATCCTGGAGAAGTGACAGTCGTTGTAACCTACATGCTGACGGAAGACAACGAACTTGTCATCCATTATACCGCTAACACCACAAAGAAAACTGTCATAAATCTTACTAATCATGCATACTTCAACTTGGCAGGTCAG ggcACTGGTGATATTTTGAAACATACTGTAGAACTGAATGCCGACAGATACCTTCCCGTAAACGATGTTTCTATTCCAACAG GCGATCCTGAGACAGTAGAGGGAACTAAAATGGATCTCAGAACTTCCATAAAGTTAGAAACAGTGATAAACGATGTGCCAGGCAATGTAGGATATGATCATTGCTACTGTTTTAATGATGCTGGCTGGAAGAAACTCAGAGCAAG AGTTTATGAGGAGGTTAGTGGTAGGAAGTTAGAAGTATACAGTACTGAGCCCGGTATGCAGTTCTACACTGGTTTTTATATAGATGAACCCGGTAAAGGAGGTGGACATTATCATAAATATAACGGGTTTGCATTAGAAGCACAACATTATCCAGATAGTCCAAATAAT AAAAATTTCCCATCAACAGTACTATCACCAGGAGAAACCTATTTACAGACCACATCATATAAGTTTGGATTAGTGTGA